TCTCGCAGCCGATCGAGCTGCCCGAGCAACTCTTGGCGCGAGCCGAGCCGGCGTTGATCCAGCCCACCGGGGAGTTTGAACAGATCGCCGACGTTGGTGGCCACGAACGGATCGTACTGCTTGCCGAGGTAGCCACCCCACGCCAAATGGCTGCGGCTCTTCAAGTTCAGCGACACATACGGAGGTAAATCGGGCTCGTTTGGACCTCGAAAGCGCGCCACGAGCGAAGCAATCGCCGGATATTTGTCTCCTTCGCGATTCAACCGCGGCGCGGCCTCCGAGTTGCCCGTCTGCATTACCATGTTGGGTTCGTGGTTCGAAAACCGTGCGTCGACCGAACGGATGATCGTCATGCGGTCGAGCATGGCGGCCTGCTTCGGCAGGTGCTCGCAAATCGTCACGCCTGGCAACGCCGTAGAAATCGTGGAGAACGGTCCGCGATTTTCGCGCGGAGCCGTGGGCTTGGGATCCCAGGTATCAATGTGGCTGGGTCCGCCTGTCATCCACAGCAGAATGACGCTCTTGGCGCTGGACATACTCCGGCCCGTCGCCGCCGCCTGGGTGCGAGCCTGAATCAGCCCTGGTAGCGACAAACCAGCCAGCCCGGCCAGCGATGCCTTTAGCACACTGCGCCGATCGTAGACGACCAGCCCCTCGCGCTCGCGGGGCTGAAAGTTCGTAAAGGCGTGCGTCCCTGGTTCGTACGGCCGCGCATTTTGCATGATTTCGCTCACGGACCAACGCCGTGCCGGATCTGAACCGCGGGCCACAAAGCGGCCGGCACTATGGCCCCATGACTATAACATGGCCCGGGACTTCTAGGTAAGCGGTGCGCGTAACCGCCGACACGGGGGGGCAATCCGCTTGCTGGCGCCGCGGCGCTTCGGTGGAAGCACCCCTCTCTGTATTTTGGCGCAAAAAAAGACCGCCAGGGGGGCAATGGCCTGGCGGCTTTTGAAGGAGTATCCGCGAAAGCGGTCTCCTTCGCCAGCTTAATGACTCGTCGCAAGTTCGTCGGGCTTTCCGTTCGGGAATAGCGCCAATTCTCCATGCGACGAGCATAAATTCTTGCGTCTGCAGTGCCGCCATCGCAGCAACAGAAAATCTCTCGCTTGGCCCCTGGACTAGCGGCTTCAGTCAGTCCAGGTGGCCAGCGAGCTATGATCAGCGATTCTGACCCTTCGACGAGGAACGTCCCGAGGCGGTGCTTCTCTTTTGATCCGACCGCTGCTGGTTCCTTTGGGCATCCATATCGTTCTGGGATTGATCACTGAAATCATTGCGATCTTTTTGGCCCTGGCGATCTGCTGACTCGCGTCCGGTCTGACTCTTTTTCGCATCTGACGAATGACCAGCCATAACTCTTTCTCCTTCACACCTAACGTATTGGTCCGCCCCCTCTGTGACTGAAGATGTGCATGTCGTGTGCCACGCTGCGCGCTTGGCCAAGGATCGGTCTATTTGCCTTGGGCCTGATCAACGAGAGACGGTATGGCTGCTGAAAGTGCGACGAATCCGGCAGAAAATAGCTGCTTCTGGCAAACGGCGCGCATGGAAAAAGCCGGGCAAGTGGACCGGCATTGGTCCAGAATTGTTCATCCCGCACGGCCAAGATACAGCTAGCGGTTGTCACAATACCGCACGTTCCTAAATAGCCGATGCGACTGCTGTTGATTTCCTGCTAGGCGAAATGCGCGCGAATTCGATGCACCCAGCAAGATCACGTCTTACAATTACGTCTTACGTGGGGTTGCCCAGCAGTAATCGCGCGAGCCAACTGCGCGGCAAATCGGCGGCCAGCAATCGTGCTTCGTGGCCGAAGTGGCGCAACACGCCTTCGGCCGCCAGATAGCCGCTGCGGATAGCGCCTTCCATCGTGGCGGGCCAGCCCGTGTCGGTCCAATCGCCAGCCAAGAAAAGCTGCCCCAGGGCCGTGGACTGTGGCGGGCGCACTCTTTCGATGCCAGGTCGCACCGAGAAGACCGCCACGGGATCGGTTACCATTTTCCAGCGCAGCAGCTTGGCATCGCGTGCCGCGGGCCAGACGCTGCGCAACTCGTCGCAGATCTCGGCCACGACATCAGCGCGGTCCCGGCCGGTCAGGTTTCGCGAGGCGCTGATCACGACCTGATAGTAGTATTCATTCGTGGCACGTCCCTCGGCCAGATCTGTGCGGCGGAAGAGCCATTGACTAAGCATGTCGACGAGTGCGGCGTGCTCGAGCTCGGTGATCACTCGATCGAACCACAAATGCACGCCTGTAATCGGCGCCGCATCGATTTGGTCGAGCGCCGATACCTGGGGAAGTACAGCAACAAGTTGTGGAGACAGTATGTGACGAACGCGCTGCCAAGGCGTGGCGATAATCACTGCGTCGTAATGATGAGTACCGGCGCTACTGGTGAGCGTGACCCCGTTGGTATCCGCGCCGCGCTCTTCAACGCAATTCTGTCCAACATTGGCCTGTTCAACGTCAATTTGTTCGACGGGCGTGCCTAGCAACAACCGTACGCCAGCGCGGGCCAGCCATTCGGTCAAGCGGACATCGTACAACTCGCTGAGCGACACCAATGGCACGTGCAACTCGTAACCGCTCGCGTTGCTGAGGTACGCATCGACGAAGACTTTTTGAGCGTGCAGCATCGACGCCCGTTCGACCGATTCCCCTAACGCACTGACCAGCACGGCACCCCAAAATCGCTCGATGGCTCGCGGCGATTGTCCTTGCTCGGAAAGCCAGTCGGCAACCGTGCGCGCGGCCAGATCCGCCGGTGCTGCGCGAGCCAATCGCAGCATGGCCCGGCCGATACCGATGCGCTCGCGGAGCGAAAGAAAGTGGAGCTGCAAAAGCGCGGGGGCCAGGTGCAAAGGGGCCGGCAACCCACGCGTGCCGCGCAAAGCCGACGCACGTCCGTCGCGCGTGAACAGGCGCAGCACGCCATCGCGGCGAAAGAGATCGGCCGTCCCCGTGCGTTGGCAGAAGTCTCCCAGATTCGTGCAGCAACCCATGCTGATGTGTTGACAGTAGTCGACCGATTCACCGCTGGCAGCATCCGCGAACGAAGCCGCGCGACCACCCAGCCGACGTCGCGCTTCAAATATCTCGACCTCGACTGTCTTGCCGGCGGTTTGTCGGCCGCCGATCCCGCCGCCAGCCAGGCCCACCGCGGCAGCCAATCCGGCCAAGCCGCCGCCGACGATGGCCACTCGTTTTGATTGAGCTTGCGGCATACGGCTATCTGAAACGATTGTCGTGCGACGACCTGCTTACGCAGAAAATGTTCCGCAGATTGTACAAGTCGCGCGATGTGATGCGGAAGGGACAAGCATTGCACAACCATCCGCTTTTCTTGGTGATTCGCATGATTCGTGCTTTTTACGTTTTTAAGCCTCAAAAACCACGAATCACACCAATGACACGAATATGAACGACGAAGTCAGGAAGAGTTGAGAACGTGGCATCAAAGATGATTGCCCGGTGTGCCCGCCGGGCGCGGTAACAAGGATGTCACCGCGATCGATGCCTTGCGCCAAGTGCTAAGAGTGACGCGCGCCGTGAACACGTCGCCGTCGCGTCGTTTGATCTCGGTGAGCAGCCCATGATAGATACCGGTCATAGCCCGGCAAGCGGCCCGGCTATCGCGCGACAAGCTGGGCTCGAGCGTGGCGCCGCGGCGATAAAAGTCCTCTGCGCGAGCAATCTCGAAACTCATCAGCGCCGCGAATCGATCGTCGCGCACGCCGGCAAACAAATCGTCACGCGTATATTCGAAGCGGCGCAGGTCCTCTTGTGGCAAATAAACGCGGCCTCGGTGGGCATCCTCTTTTAAATCGCGGAGAATGTTCGTTAGCTGAAAGGCGACGCCCAATTGGCATGCCGGCTCGACCGCGGAGGAATCGTTAAACCCCCAAATGTGAATGCACGCAAGCCCTACGGCAGATGCCACGCGATAGCAGTACGCTTCGAGATCGGCGAAGGTCTCGTAGCTGCGATCGCTGAGGTCCATCTCCACGCCATCGATGCAATCATACAGATACTGCGGAGGGATCTGGTAGCGCGACACGGTATCGACAAGTGCCGGCAGAATCGGCGATTCTGCACGGCCGGCCAGCGCCGCGGCCAGAGATTGCCGCCACGCGGCCAGCTCCGCGCGGCGGGAGTCAAGCGGTTTGTCGCTATCGCCAATGTCGTCGGTTTCGCGAAGGAAGGCGTACAGAGCGCACATGGCGCGGCGCTTGTCGCGAGGTAATACCAGGAACGAGTAAAAGAAATTCCGCGCGGCCTGTCGCGTGGCCGTCTGACAATGGGCGTAGCTGGCTTGGAGCGACGAAGTCATGCGCCCCTCAGGGGACGTGGTCGCGGAGCGCGGAGGAAATTGCGTGACAGCGCTCCGCACAGCAATCGTACCTTGCCGAGTCGCGAAATCTTGGGGCGATGCCGCCACACGTCGTACCGTGCGCGGCGGATGCAATCGAGAATCGCGAGACCTCCCTGGGCGAATAGCCAAATATCGCCACGCAGGCCATCAGGCATTTGCGCTACCAGGGGCAAGCCGGCGCGCAAGTAGCCCTCGGCGCGATCAACTTCAACAGTCATCAAATTGCAGAAGCATTCGTTATAAGCACGGCCGACGAAATCCGCAGCCTCGTATCGAAACCGCCGGCAGGTTTCTTGCGGCAGGTAGATCCGTCCACGGTCGAAGTCGCTGGCCACGTCCTGACAGAAGTTGGCCAGTTGCAGTCCGGTGCAGATCGAATCGGATAGTCCGGCCCGAGCGTCGTCGAAGGATCGTGCCAAATAAAGGACTAACCTCCCCACCGGATTGGCAGAATAACGGCAATAGTCCAACACATCATCGCTCGTTTCGTAACGCTCGACCTGCTGGTCGCGACGAAAAGCCACCAACAAATCGGCAAAGGGCTCAATGGGAATCGAAAACTCGGCAATCGATTCCCGCAGTGCGACAAACACCGGATGACGCGCCTCGCCGGCATAGCAAGCGCGCAGTTCGTCCTCCCACCAACGGAGCAAGTCGAGGCTGCGGGCCCGGTCGTGTATTTCGTCAGCCAGGTCGTCGGCCCACCGGCAGTATGCGTACACCGCGTGGAAATGAGGCCGCAAGGATCGCGGCAAAAGCGCGCTAGCCACGTGAAAGTTTTCGTAGTGCGTACTCGCCAGCTGCCGGCAGTAGTCGCGACTTTCGGCTAGCGGTGTGGCACGCGCAGCGCAGCGTTCGGGCCCGTACGACGCTAGATCGACAGTGAAGGCGGCGCTGGTCATGCGGTTATAGGGTGAGAGTGGATCGAGGTCGGCATCCCGGTCGGATCGCATTCTAGCCGCGCCGGGCCTGGCGAAGCCCTCATTGCGGTTTCGTCGGCGGCTGCCGACGAATTCTGCGGCGCCAGGATGCGGCGCGATGTCGCCCGTTGGGCCTGCGCCGCTGTTCGGCTTGGAGGGCATATATTATGATAAGGCCCCATAGCGAGGCAAACCATGCGAATCATTCTGGCCGCTCCCCGCGGCTTCTGCGCTGGCGTGAACATGGCGATCGAAAGCCTGGAGCTGGCGATCAAGGTTTACGGCACGCCGGTCTACGTCTTTCACGAGATCGTCCACAACAAATACGTTGTCGAGCGGTTCCGCAACGAGGGGGCCGTATTCGTCGACTTTTTGGATGAAGTGCCGGAAGGAGCCACTCTGCTCTACTCGGCCCACGGCGTATCGCCCGAGGTGCGTCGGATCGCCGAAGAGCGGCGCTTGCGTACGATCGACGCCACTTGCCCACTAGTGACCAAAGTGCATCTGGAAGCGATCCGCTATGCCCGCGAAGGCTATACGATCCTACTGATCGGCCACGAAGGGCACGACGAAGTCATTGGCACGATGGGTGAGGCACCCGATTCGATCATATTGGTTGAGTCGCCCGAGGATGTTGATCGGCTGGAAGTTTCCGATCCCAACCGGTTGGCATATCTTACGCAGACCACGCTCTCGGTCGATGACGCGAACCGGATCATTGCCCGATTGCGCGCCAGATTTCCCACGATTGCCAATCCGCCCAAGGAAGATATCTGCTACGCCACGCAGAATCGCCAGGAGGCGGTCAAGCTGCTGTCGCACGATGCCGACTTGGTGTTGGTATTGGGGAGCCAGAACAGCTCGAACAGCCAGCGACTGGCCGAACTCGCGCGCGAAAGCGGCGTGAGGGCGTACCTGATCGACGGCTCGGCGGATATCGACGTTGCCTGGTTCGAAGGGAACGAGACTGTTTTGGTCACGGCCGGGGCCAGTGCCCCGGAACTGGTCGTCGAGGACTGCATCGAATTCCTGCGAAAGCGCTTCGGGGCCACGGTCGAGACGCGTACCGTGCGCGAAGAAGAGGTCTACTTTCCGTTGCCGCGCGAATTGCGTGTTCTGACGGCCCTCGACTAACTCCCGGTATCCGCTCGTTCTGGCTTCGACGGGCGTGCCCGCAATTGGACTCGGCCGCATCGGCATCGGAAGGATCCTCGTTTGGAAAGATTAACAAGGCCCGACGGCGCGGTGCGATCTTGACCGTGTAGCACGCGAGGCTTGCCATGCCGCGCGGAAGTTCTGAATCGCACGGGGGCGAAAGCTTGAGCAGTACAACTGTCCGTGGCGTGCAGAGGGTTTTCCGAAAGCTATGAAAATCGCGGACCTCGATTTTTATCTGCTCGACCCGGCCGGTGGCGGCGCAGACTCGCCGGAACGGACACTGCTGGTGCGGGTTGTCACGGCAGATGGTCGGGAAGGGTGGGGCGAATCACACTGCGTTTGGCGCGCCAGTGAATTGGCGCCACGGCGCGAAAGCCTGCTGCCCATCTTGGCGGGGCGGTCGGTGTCGGCCGTGGAAGAGCTGCTCGAGATGGAGGCCCTGGCGCCTCCGGCGCTACGGGCGGCGATTGAAATGGCCTGCTGGGACCTCATCGGCCGATTGTCACGGCAGCCGCTGTGCCGGATGTGGGGTGGGGAATATCGTCCGCGCGTTCCGCTGGCCATGCGGCTGCCTGTGGCCCCGCCCGAGCGCGCGGCGCCATTGTCGCGTGAGTTCGACGAGCGCGGATTTCATACTCAGATCGTTGTGGCGACCGGCAATCTGGAAGAGGATATGGCTGCTATTAGCGCCGTGCGCGACGCCGCGCCGGGGCGGATGAAGCTGCGCGTCGACGGCCGTGGCCGTTTTGCGGTCTCCGAGGCCCGTGAACTTTGCCGACGATTAGAGCGCACCGCCATCGAGATGTTGATCGATCCTTTGGATAGCGGCCTCGAAGGCGTTGCCGAGTTGGCGCGGCAGACTTCGGTGCCCCTGGCGATTTCGGCCGCCATTCGATCGCCGGCAGATATCTTGTCGCTCTGGCGTCGGGGAGCTGCGCCGCACTTGGTCATTGATATTGCCGTGGTGGGCGGGCTGTGGCCGGCGCGGCAATGTGCCATCGTGGCGGCGGCCACGCAATTGCCCGCCTCACTGCGCGGAGGGGCTGGCCTGGGCGTGGCGCTAGCCGG
This genomic interval from Pirellulales bacterium contains the following:
- a CDS encoding DUF1501 domain-containing protein; this translates as MSEIMQNARPYEPGTHAFTNFQPREREGLVVYDRRSVLKASLAGLAGLSLPGLIQARTQAAATGRSMSSAKSVILLWMTGGPSHIDTWDPKPTAPRENRGPFSTISTALPGVTICEHLPKQAAMLDRMTIIRSVDARFSNHEPNMVMQTGNSEAAPRLNREGDKYPAIASLVARFRGPNEPDLPPYVSLNLKSRSHLAWGGYLGKQYDPFVATNVGDLFKLPGGLDQRRLGSRQELLGQLDRLRENLDQSGSMQALDRFSQQAVDIVVGARAQTVFDLSREPQPMRDLYGDHPWCQQALLARRLVEAGVNFVTIDLSNHSSSGTWDTHGDNIPPYGGIMSGLKPLLPVFDHLLTTLVADLGDRGLLDDVLVLAMGEFGRTPQIGTQGSTDGRNHWPPVMSMTVAGGGFRHGQVIGASDHDGGQIRERPVTPGDLAATIFHHMGVPLDGAYLDLRGRPRPIVEDGRPIEELL
- the hpnE gene encoding hydroxysqualene dehydroxylase HpnE, with protein sequence MPQAQSKRVAIVGGGLAGLAAAVGLAGGGIGGRQTAGKTVEVEIFEARRRLGGRAASFADAASGESVDYCQHISMGCCTNLGDFCQRTGTADLFRRDGVLRLFTRDGRASALRGTRGLPAPLHLAPALLQLHFLSLRERIGIGRAMLRLARAAPADLAARTVADWLSEQGQSPRAIERFWGAVLVSALGESVERASMLHAQKVFVDAYLSNASGYELHVPLVSLSELYDVRLTEWLARAGVRLLLGTPVEQIDVEQANVGQNCVEERGADTNGVTLTSSAGTHHYDAVIIATPWQRVRHILSPQLVAVLPQVSALDQIDAAPITGVHLWFDRVITELEHAALVDMLSQWLFRRTDLAEGRATNEYYYQVVISASRNLTGRDRADVVAEICDELRSVWPAARDAKLLRWKMVTDPVAVFSVRPGIERVRPPQSTALGQLFLAGDWTDTGWPATMEGAIRSGYLAAEGVLRHFGHEARLLAADLPRSWLARLLLGNPT
- the hpnD gene encoding presqualene diphosphate synthase HpnD, which produces MTSSLQASYAHCQTATRQAARNFFYSFLVLPRDKRRAMCALYAFLRETDDIGDSDKPLDSRRAELAAWRQSLAAALAGRAESPILPALVDTVSRYQIPPQYLYDCIDGVEMDLSDRSYETFADLEAYCYRVASAVGLACIHIWGFNDSSAVEPACQLGVAFQLTNILRDLKEDAHRGRVYLPQEDLRRFEYTRDDLFAGVRDDRFAALMSFEIARAEDFYRRGATLEPSLSRDSRAACRAMTGIYHGLLTEIKRRDGDVFTARVTLSTWRKASIAVTSLLPRPAGTPGNHL
- the hpnC gene encoding squalene synthase HpnC, whose translation is MRSDRDADLDPLSPYNRMTSAAFTVDLASYGPERCAARATPLAESRDYCRQLASTHYENFHVASALLPRSLRPHFHAVYAYCRWADDLADEIHDRARSLDLLRWWEDELRACYAGEARHPVFVALRESIAEFSIPIEPFADLLVAFRRDQQVERYETSDDVLDYCRYSANPVGRLVLYLARSFDDARAGLSDSICTGLQLANFCQDVASDFDRGRIYLPQETCRRFRYEAADFVGRAYNECFCNLMTVEVDRAEGYLRAGLPLVAQMPDGLRGDIWLFAQGGLAILDCIRRARYDVWRHRPKISRLGKVRLLCGALSRNFLRAPRPRPLRGA
- the ispH gene encoding 4-hydroxy-3-methylbut-2-enyl diphosphate reductase, which encodes MRIILAAPRGFCAGVNMAIESLELAIKVYGTPVYVFHEIVHNKYVVERFRNEGAVFVDFLDEVPEGATLLYSAHGVSPEVRRIAEERRLRTIDATCPLVTKVHLEAIRYAREGYTILLIGHEGHDEVIGTMGEAPDSIILVESPEDVDRLEVSDPNRLAYLTQTTLSVDDANRIIARLRARFPTIANPPKEDICYATQNRQEAVKLLSHDADLVLVLGSQNSSNSQRLAELARESGVRAYLIDGSADIDVAWFEGNETVLVTAGASAPELVVEDCIEFLRKRFGATVETRTVREEEVYFPLPRELRVLTALD
- a CDS encoding mandelate racemase/muconate lactonizing enzyme family protein, which produces MKIADLDFYLLDPAGGGADSPERTLLVRVVTADGREGWGESHCVWRASELAPRRESLLPILAGRSVSAVEELLEMEALAPPALRAAIEMACWDLIGRLSRQPLCRMWGGEYRPRVPLAMRLPVAPPERAAPLSREFDERGFHTQIVVATGNLEEDMAAISAVRDAAPGRMKLRVDGRGRFAVSEARELCRRLERTAIEMLIDPLDSGLEGVAELARQTSVPLAISAAIRSPADILSLWRRGAAPHLVIDIAVVGGLWPARQCAIVAAATQLPASLRGGAGLGVALAGMLQLAAAVPNLALAHEYASYQLHEDVLRDRSTVVDGTVSIDQGPGLGVEIDRARIEKYLVT